In Tachysurus vachellii isolate PV-2020 chromosome 1, HZAU_Pvac_v1, whole genome shotgun sequence, a genomic segment contains:
- the gad3 gene encoding glutamate decarboxylase 1 isoform X2 translates to MEIREDMNEQLLSWSKQDGDPFINAEQADRSCGADNFSTVHGKDLLPTENGEELTKHFLKELLNILLVYISKSTNRSSKVLDFHHPHQLKEGLEGFSLELPEQPDNLEQLLVDCRNTLKYGVKTAHPRFLNQLSSGLDIIGLAGEWLTSTANTNIFTFEVAPVFVLMEEVLLKKMHSIIGWSEEEGDGIFSPGGTISNLYSILLARYHYFPKVKTEGMHVLPRLALFTSSHSHYSIKKSAAVLGIGTENVIAVKCDERGKMIPAELESSIMAAKAKGLVPFYVNATAGTTVYGAFDPITDIANICEKCGLWLHVDAAWGGGLLLSKKHKTKLQGIEKAFSITWNPHKMMGVPLQCSAILVRQKGLLEACNNLCAEYLFQTDKQYDMSYDTGDKTIQCGRHVDVFKLWLMWKAKGSEGFELQINHCLENAEYLYYTLKSRTDFQLVFQNKPEHSNVCFWYLPSRVRNMAPGPDRDRELHSITPKVKAKLMEKGVAMISYQPLEEKPNFFRCVFSNPATQKQDVDFLLDEIACLGAEL, encoded by the exons ATGGAAATCAGAGAGGATATGAATGAACAACTCCTAAGCTGGAGCAAGCAGGACGGAGATCCCTTCATAAATGCAGAGCAGGCTGACAGAAGCTGTGGCGCCGACAACTTCAGCACCGTCCACGGAAAAG ATCTCCTTCCTACAGAGAACGGTGAGGAACTGACCAAACACTTCCTGAAGGAGCTACTGAACATCCTACTGGTGTACATCAGCAAGTCTACGAACCGCAGCTCCAAAGTGCTGGACTTCCACCATCCACACCAGTTGAAGGAAGGACTGGAGGGCTTCAGCCTGGAGCTTCCAGAGCAACCGGACAACCTCGAGCAGCTGCTGGTCGACTGCAGGAACACACTGAAATATGGAGTTAAAACAG CTCACCCAAGATTCCTCAATCAGCTCTCAAGTGGACTGGACATCATCGGATTGGCAGGAGAATGGCTCACGTCAACTGCGAACACAAACAT CTTCACCTTTGAGGTTGCTCCAGTGTTCGTTCTTATGGAGGAAGTCCTTCTGAAGAAAATGCACTCCATCATCGGCTGGTCTGAAGAGGAAGGAGATGGGATCTTCTCCCCGG GTGGTACGATATCGAATCTCTACAGCATCCTGCTGGCCAGGTATCACTACTTCCCCAAAGTCAAGACAGAAGGCATGCATGTGCTACCTCGCCTCGCCCTGTTCACTTCCTCACAC AGCCATTATTCAATCAAGAAGTCTGCAGCGGTTCTTGGTATCGGCACTGAAAATGTCATCGCTGTGAAGTGTGATGAAAG GGGCAAAATGATTCCAGCAGAACTGGAATCCAGCATCATGGCAGCAAAGGCCAAG GGTTTGGTACCTTTCTACGTTAACGCCACAGCAGGAACCACGGTCTATGGAGCTTTCGATCCAATCACAGACATCGCAAACATATGTGAAAAATGTGGCCTGTGGCTACATGTCGAT GCAGCTTGGGGAGGTGGATTACTGCTGTCCAAGAAGCACAAGACCAAACTGCAGGGCATTGAGAA GGCTTTTTCCATCACCTGGAATCCTCACAAAATGATGGGTGTGCCGCTGCAGTGTTCTGCCATTCTGGTGCGACAGAAG GGTCTGTTAGAGGCGTGCAACAACCTGTGTGCCGAGTACCTCTTCCAGACTGACAAGCAGTACGACATGTCTTACGACACCGGAGACAAGACCATCCAGTGTGGGAGACACGTCGACGTCTTTAAGCTCTGGCTCATGTGGAAGGCTAAG GGATCAGAAGGTTTTGAACTGCAGATCAACCACTGCCTGGAGAATGCTGAGTATCTTTACTACACGCTGAAAAGCAGAACAGATTTCCAGCTGGTCTTCCAAAACAAA cctGAACACAGTAACGTATGCTTCTGGTATCTGCCCAGCCGAGTGAGGAACATGGCCCCAGGTCCTGATCGAGACAGAGAACTACATTCG atcacTCCAAAGGTCAAAGCCAAGCTAATGGAGAAGGGTGTGGCTATGATCAGCTACCAGCCTCTGGAAGAAAAGCCTAACTTTTTCCGTTGCGTCTTCTCCAATCCAGCCACACAGAAGCAGGACGTGGACTTCCTATTGGACGAGATCGCGTGCCTTGGAGCTGAGCTTTAA
- the gad3 gene encoding glutamate decarboxylase 1 isoform X1, whose translation MLVHELNSSISMEIREDMNEQLLSWSKQDGDPFINAEQADRSCGADNFSTVHGKDLLPTENGEELTKHFLKELLNILLVYISKSTNRSSKVLDFHHPHQLKEGLEGFSLELPEQPDNLEQLLVDCRNTLKYGVKTAHPRFLNQLSSGLDIIGLAGEWLTSTANTNIFTFEVAPVFVLMEEVLLKKMHSIIGWSEEEGDGIFSPGGTISNLYSILLARYHYFPKVKTEGMHVLPRLALFTSSHSHYSIKKSAAVLGIGTENVIAVKCDERGKMIPAELESSIMAAKAKGLVPFYVNATAGTTVYGAFDPITDIANICEKCGLWLHVDAAWGGGLLLSKKHKTKLQGIEKAFSITWNPHKMMGVPLQCSAILVRQKGLLEACNNLCAEYLFQTDKQYDMSYDTGDKTIQCGRHVDVFKLWLMWKAKGSEGFELQINHCLENAEYLYYTLKSRTDFQLVFQNKPEHSNVCFWYLPSRVRNMAPGPDRDRELHSITPKVKAKLMEKGVAMISYQPLEEKPNFFRCVFSNPATQKQDVDFLLDEIACLGAEL comes from the exons atgctggtacATGAATTG AATTCGAGCATTTCAATGGAAATCAGAGAGGATATGAATGAACAACTCCTAAGCTGGAGCAAGCAGGACGGAGATCCCTTCATAAATGCAGAGCAGGCTGACAGAAGCTGTGGCGCCGACAACTTCAGCACCGTCCACGGAAAAG ATCTCCTTCCTACAGAGAACGGTGAGGAACTGACCAAACACTTCCTGAAGGAGCTACTGAACATCCTACTGGTGTACATCAGCAAGTCTACGAACCGCAGCTCCAAAGTGCTGGACTTCCACCATCCACACCAGTTGAAGGAAGGACTGGAGGGCTTCAGCCTGGAGCTTCCAGAGCAACCGGACAACCTCGAGCAGCTGCTGGTCGACTGCAGGAACACACTGAAATATGGAGTTAAAACAG CTCACCCAAGATTCCTCAATCAGCTCTCAAGTGGACTGGACATCATCGGATTGGCAGGAGAATGGCTCACGTCAACTGCGAACACAAACAT CTTCACCTTTGAGGTTGCTCCAGTGTTCGTTCTTATGGAGGAAGTCCTTCTGAAGAAAATGCACTCCATCATCGGCTGGTCTGAAGAGGAAGGAGATGGGATCTTCTCCCCGG GTGGTACGATATCGAATCTCTACAGCATCCTGCTGGCCAGGTATCACTACTTCCCCAAAGTCAAGACAGAAGGCATGCATGTGCTACCTCGCCTCGCCCTGTTCACTTCCTCACAC AGCCATTATTCAATCAAGAAGTCTGCAGCGGTTCTTGGTATCGGCACTGAAAATGTCATCGCTGTGAAGTGTGATGAAAG GGGCAAAATGATTCCAGCAGAACTGGAATCCAGCATCATGGCAGCAAAGGCCAAG GGTTTGGTACCTTTCTACGTTAACGCCACAGCAGGAACCACGGTCTATGGAGCTTTCGATCCAATCACAGACATCGCAAACATATGTGAAAAATGTGGCCTGTGGCTACATGTCGAT GCAGCTTGGGGAGGTGGATTACTGCTGTCCAAGAAGCACAAGACCAAACTGCAGGGCATTGAGAA GGCTTTTTCCATCACCTGGAATCCTCACAAAATGATGGGTGTGCCGCTGCAGTGTTCTGCCATTCTGGTGCGACAGAAG GGTCTGTTAGAGGCGTGCAACAACCTGTGTGCCGAGTACCTCTTCCAGACTGACAAGCAGTACGACATGTCTTACGACACCGGAGACAAGACCATCCAGTGTGGGAGACACGTCGACGTCTTTAAGCTCTGGCTCATGTGGAAGGCTAAG GGATCAGAAGGTTTTGAACTGCAGATCAACCACTGCCTGGAGAATGCTGAGTATCTTTACTACACGCTGAAAAGCAGAACAGATTTCCAGCTGGTCTTCCAAAACAAA cctGAACACAGTAACGTATGCTTCTGGTATCTGCCCAGCCGAGTGAGGAACATGGCCCCAGGTCCTGATCGAGACAGAGAACTACATTCG atcacTCCAAAGGTCAAAGCCAAGCTAATGGAGAAGGGTGTGGCTATGATCAGCTACCAGCCTCTGGAAGAAAAGCCTAACTTTTTCCGTTGCGTCTTCTCCAATCCAGCCACACAGAAGCAGGACGTGGACTTCCTATTGGACGAGATCGCGTGCCTTGGAGCTGAGCTTTAA
- the gad3 gene encoding glutamate decarboxylase 1 isoform X3: MLVHELNSSISMEIREDMNEQLLSWSKQDGDPFINAEQADRSCGADNFSTVHGKDLLPTENGEELTKHFLKELLNILLVYISKSTNRSSKVLDFHHPHQLKEGLEGFSLELPEQPDNLEQLLVDCRNTLKYGVKTAHPRFLNQLSSGLDIIGLAGEWLTSTANTNIFTFEVAPVFVLMEEVLLKKMHSIIGWSEEEGDGIFSPGGTISNLYSILLARYHYFPKVKTEGMHVLPRLALFTSSHSHYSIKKSAAVLGIGTENVIAVKCDERGKMIPAELESSIMAAKAKGLVPFYVNATAGTTVYGAFDPITDIANICEKCGLWLHVDAAWGGGLLLSKKHKTKLQGIEKAFSITWNPHKMMGVPLQCSAILVRQKGSEGFELQINHCLENAEYLYYTLKSRTDFQLVFQNKPEHSNVCFWYLPSRVRNMAPGPDRDRELHSITPKVKAKLMEKGVAMISYQPLEEKPNFFRCVFSNPATQKQDVDFLLDEIACLGAEL; the protein is encoded by the exons atgctggtacATGAATTG AATTCGAGCATTTCAATGGAAATCAGAGAGGATATGAATGAACAACTCCTAAGCTGGAGCAAGCAGGACGGAGATCCCTTCATAAATGCAGAGCAGGCTGACAGAAGCTGTGGCGCCGACAACTTCAGCACCGTCCACGGAAAAG ATCTCCTTCCTACAGAGAACGGTGAGGAACTGACCAAACACTTCCTGAAGGAGCTACTGAACATCCTACTGGTGTACATCAGCAAGTCTACGAACCGCAGCTCCAAAGTGCTGGACTTCCACCATCCACACCAGTTGAAGGAAGGACTGGAGGGCTTCAGCCTGGAGCTTCCAGAGCAACCGGACAACCTCGAGCAGCTGCTGGTCGACTGCAGGAACACACTGAAATATGGAGTTAAAACAG CTCACCCAAGATTCCTCAATCAGCTCTCAAGTGGACTGGACATCATCGGATTGGCAGGAGAATGGCTCACGTCAACTGCGAACACAAACAT CTTCACCTTTGAGGTTGCTCCAGTGTTCGTTCTTATGGAGGAAGTCCTTCTGAAGAAAATGCACTCCATCATCGGCTGGTCTGAAGAGGAAGGAGATGGGATCTTCTCCCCGG GTGGTACGATATCGAATCTCTACAGCATCCTGCTGGCCAGGTATCACTACTTCCCCAAAGTCAAGACAGAAGGCATGCATGTGCTACCTCGCCTCGCCCTGTTCACTTCCTCACAC AGCCATTATTCAATCAAGAAGTCTGCAGCGGTTCTTGGTATCGGCACTGAAAATGTCATCGCTGTGAAGTGTGATGAAAG GGGCAAAATGATTCCAGCAGAACTGGAATCCAGCATCATGGCAGCAAAGGCCAAG GGTTTGGTACCTTTCTACGTTAACGCCACAGCAGGAACCACGGTCTATGGAGCTTTCGATCCAATCACAGACATCGCAAACATATGTGAAAAATGTGGCCTGTGGCTACATGTCGAT GCAGCTTGGGGAGGTGGATTACTGCTGTCCAAGAAGCACAAGACCAAACTGCAGGGCATTGAGAA GGCTTTTTCCATCACCTGGAATCCTCACAAAATGATGGGTGTGCCGCTGCAGTGTTCTGCCATTCTGGTGCGACAGAAG GGATCAGAAGGTTTTGAACTGCAGATCAACCACTGCCTGGAGAATGCTGAGTATCTTTACTACACGCTGAAAAGCAGAACAGATTTCCAGCTGGTCTTCCAAAACAAA cctGAACACAGTAACGTATGCTTCTGGTATCTGCCCAGCCGAGTGAGGAACATGGCCCCAGGTCCTGATCGAGACAGAGAACTACATTCG atcacTCCAAAGGTCAAAGCCAAGCTAATGGAGAAGGGTGTGGCTATGATCAGCTACCAGCCTCTGGAAGAAAAGCCTAACTTTTTCCGTTGCGTCTTCTCCAATCCAGCCACACAGAAGCAGGACGTGGACTTCCTATTGGACGAGATCGCGTGCCTTGGAGCTGAGCTTTAA
- the rnf152 gene encoding E3 ubiquitin-protein ligase rnf152, producing the protein MMETFSRAECQICFNPFSPGRRPKLLECRHTCCSACLHQMVLNHREVRCPWCRHVTHLSGLSVFQLPDDPEALSAITLAHAPVFIRLPNSRCYLLPLSADEQAYRYSYKNPDRTTQPEHLTTGEEEEVEVSDVTMKSSAWSRFCTVLLVAIILIFLLAIVLHNMSCVSKRFSIISCG; encoded by the coding sequence ATGATGGAGACGTTCTCAAGAGCAGAGTGTCAGATCTGCTTTAACCCGTTCAGCCCTGGACGGCGGCCCAAACTTCTCGAGTGCAGGCACACTTGCTGCTCGGCGTGTTTACATCAGATGGTGTTGAATCACAGGGAAGTCCGCTGCCCCTGGTGCCGCCATGTCACACATCTCAGCGGTCTCTCCGTGTTCCAGCTCCCAGATGATCCGGAAGCACTCTCAGCCATTACCTTGGCGCACGCACCTGTTTTTATCCGACTACCCAATAGCAGATGCTACCTGCTGCCTCTGTCAGCGGACGAACAGGCCTACCGATACAGCTACAAAAACCCAGACAGGACAACTCAACCTGAACACCTTACAACcggagaagaagaggaggttGAAGTGAGTGATGTGACAATGAAAAGTTCAGCCTGGTCAAGGTTCTGCACCGTCCTCCTGGTAgccatcatcctcatcttcctcctggCTATTGTCCTGCACAACATGTCTTGTGTGTCCAAACGCTTCAGCATCATCTCCTGTGGATGA